Part of the Geobacter pickeringii genome, CACATCCTCTCCCAGCCCGCGGCTGCTTTTGCGGCAATGCTCGGCCTTTATCCGAAGATCTTCGGCAACCTCTTCCACGATGGCAAAGGACCTGGCGGCGTCAGGCTCCTTCGCTGCGGAGGCAAGCATCCTGAAATCGGCCACCAGCGATTGCTGATAGGCGACCGAGACGAACTCGCCCCACCGCCAGCGGCCGATCAGGTAATCGATCTCGGCATTGGCCTCACCCGCGACGGTTGCCGCCTTCGGCTGCCCCCCCTCCAGGCGGTGGGCCACGGCGACCATGCAGCGGGAGAGGGAGCGCAGCGCCTCGTCCACCAGGAAGTTGTTGCCCCGGTCGAGCCACCGTTTCTCCTCGCAGTACTGCGCCGCAACCCGCCCCAGCTCCTGTACCGACGCGGCATGGACATCGGCGAGCCGGATGAGGTAGCGCCCCGCCGGCGACGGCTGGAAAAACGTCTTGACGGTGAGCCGGTGGGTCCCCCCTTGCTCGGTCACGAAGAAGATTGTCTCCTTCCCCTCGCCGGAAGTGGTGCTGCCGAAGGCCCCGATCTTCTGGCCATCGGGGGCCGAAATCGTCACCACTGCGGCAACACCACGGCGGTCGAATTCCACCGTCACCGCTTGGGCGGAACCGAGTTCCAGGGCATAGACATGGGATTCGCCGACGGTCAGGGGTCTTTCGATCCGCCTTCCCGGGGTGAGGGGCTCGGGGAGGGTGGCGCCGTCTCCCCCCTCTCCCGCTGCCGACACCGGCACGGCCGGAAGGGAACAGATCCCCAGCATCCACAAGGCGGCGAGCCATCTCCACACGGTGCGATTCATCCCCATTGGCAGCTCCCTCCCTGAGAACGGTGAAACCACAATGATTGAAGCCGGTTGCTCGGCCGGTGCGATACGAATACCTCTTAACACAGAAACCATTCCAGTCAATCGGGCGCCCTTGCCAAACCCCGCGTTTCCCGTAAGCTTGTATCCAATTCCGGCAAGGCATGGGTCGCCTGCGTCCCGGTGCCTCGGAACGGCCAGCTGACGGCAACAAGACGAACCAACAAAGGGGAACTGCTCATGGACGAGCGATGGTCACCATCACTGGGAAAGATCCTGCTTCCGGCCGCCATTTTCATCGCAGCCCTCTTTCTCCTGTGCACCGGCTGCACCGGACCCGGGAGCCGGCATGGCTCCGCCGGCTTTCTCCGCCCCGTGACAGTGGTCCGGGCCTGCGTCGCCGGCAGGGTGACCGACGCCGTCACCGGCCGGGGAGTGGCGGGGGTCGCGCTGGAGGTGGAGCCCGCCGGCGGCGTGCATCCGGTCACCAATCAGGACGGCTCCTATTACGCCGAGTTCCCCGACGGCACCTACCGAATGCGGTTCGCCCGGCAGGGATACCGGCCGGCCGAATTCACCGTGCCGCTCACCCTCGGTGAGACCGTGGCGCGTGATGTGATGCTCGAACCGACTGCACCGGTCATCGTGGATGCAGGCAGAACAGTGACTGACGCGACACCCGGCTCCACGGTCACGCTCAGGGCGACGGTAACGATGAGGGACGGTTCGACCCTGAAGGGAATCCGCTGGGCCATGCAGGTTGAAGAGGGAGGGGTAGCCGGCCGGCTGTCCGGCACCGACGGCCCCGTCGTCCGGGTTACCCTCCCTCCCCTGGCGGCATACAAGGAAACGCTCCTCTACCACCTCGGGCAGGAGGGAAGGCTCCTGGACCGCTGGATGGTGATGGGGCTCGTGCCGTCGGACCTGCGGCGGGCCGGTCGGCTCGCCTTCTCGGTGACGGCGGAGACCACGTCGGGAAACTACACCGACAACGTCGACATCATCGCCGATCTCCGCCCCCTGGCCGCGCCGGGGCCGGGACTGCGGAACGTCGCCATCGGGGCGCCGCTCCTGCTCAACGGCCGGGAGCAGGCAACCTACGCCTGGACCTTGACCCCCCCCGACGGATCCCAGGCGACGCTGCGGGACGCGGCGACCCGCACCCCCTCCTTCACCCCCGACATGAAGGGGACCTACACCGTGAGCGAAGGAGGAGTCCCGCGACTCATGATTGTGGCGGGACGGTGGATGGGGGTGGTGGGCGCCCGCGATGAAGAGCTGCGCCCCCGCTGGGTAGGCCGCGAAGGGTGCCTCTGCCATTACAACGACGCGCTGACGCCGCGGTTTAACGCCTGGCGCAAATCGGGCCACGCCGAAATCTTCCAACAGTGCCTGAACACCGTCTTTCGCTACGAAGAGCGCTGCTTCACCTGCCATACCGTCGGCTTCGGTGGGACGCCGTCCGGCGCCGGCATCTCCGCCGTCCCCGCCTATGAAGCCTTTCTGAAGGAACCGCTCATCTGGGACCACGGCAAATCCCCTCCCCTTGTCACCCCCAAGCTCGGCAACTACGACTACCTGCTCGACTACTATCCCGACGTTGCGCGCCGCGCCAATGTCCAGTGCGAGAACTGCCACGGCCCCAACAACAGCGCCGCCCATAAGACCATGAAAAAGAGCGGCGCCCCCGAGCGGATCGCGCACCATGCCGAGGTGTGCGGGGTCTGCCACGACGAATCCATCGAGCCGAGCTACCGCCAGTGGCTCGCCAGCAACCACGCCAACTACCACCTGGCCGCCGAGACCGTGGCCCCGGAGCGGGGCGGCCGGCCGGCGGGAGAGTGCGGCCGCTGCCACACGGCCCAAGGGTTCCTCGCCTGGCTCGACCGGGGGGAGCGCGCCGCCCCCCTCGGCGCCAATACCCCCTTCCTCACCCCGGAAAAAGTCGATCCGGTGACCTGCATCGTCTGCCACGACCCCCACGATGCGGGCAACTCCTTTCGCTCCGGGACCGATAAGGTGCCGATCCGCGCCCCGGACGCCACCCGGATGCAGCCCCCGGCGCTGCGCGATGCACCGGGGGGAAGGGGGGCCCTCTGCATCATCTGCCACAGCACCGATGATGCCATCGGTGCAAACACGGCGCTCCCCCCCGGCTTCGGCACCCCTCCCCACGCCCCCCAGGGCGACGTGACCAGGGGCATCAACGCCTTTTTCGTGGAGAGGGGAAAACCGGGCAGCCATGCCCGGATCGAGGATGGTTGCATCTGGTGCCATGTGAAGCCGGTGCCGAAAGCCGGGCAGGGATACCCGCGGGGCGGGGTAAGCCATTCCTTCAAAACGGCGCCGCGGGAATGCTCCCGCTGCCATCGCGAACTCGACGGCGAGGAGTTGCTGGCCGCCCTGGAGACCGATACGGAAAAGCTCAGGGAAGAGGTGGAGGGCGCCATCCTGGCGGAGATCGGAAGAGCGGGAAACGTGACGATGGGGAATGCCGGGAGGGAGGGGAGTGACATCTCGCTGGCGCGGAACGGCATCGCGTCGCTCCAGCTCGTGGGGCTTCGACAGGAAATGGGGGCCGAGGTCGCCGATCCGT contains:
- a CDS encoding carboxypeptidase-like regulatory domain-containing protein — its product is MDERWSPSLGKILLPAAIFIAALFLLCTGCTGPGSRHGSAGFLRPVTVVRACVAGRVTDAVTGRGVAGVALEVEPAGGVHPVTNQDGSYYAEFPDGTYRMRFARQGYRPAEFTVPLTLGETVARDVMLEPTAPVIVDAGRTVTDATPGSTVTLRATVTMRDGSTLKGIRWAMQVEEGGVAGRLSGTDGPVVRVTLPPLAAYKETLLYHLGQEGRLLDRWMVMGLVPSDLRRAGRLAFSVTAETTSGNYTDNVDIIADLRPLAAPGPGLRNVAIGAPLLLNGREQATYAWTLTPPDGSQATLRDAATRTPSFTPDMKGTYTVSEGGVPRLMIVAGRWMGVVGARDEELRPRWVGREGCLCHYNDALTPRFNAWRKSGHAEIFQQCLNTVFRYEERCFTCHTVGFGGTPSGAGISAVPAYEAFLKEPLIWDHGKSPPLVTPKLGNYDYLLDYYPDVARRANVQCENCHGPNNSAAHKTMKKSGAPERIAHHAEVCGVCHDESIEPSYRQWLASNHANYHLAAETVAPERGGRPAGECGRCHTAQGFLAWLDRGERAAPLGANTPFLTPEKVDPVTCIVCHDPHDAGNSFRSGTDKVPIRAPDATRMQPPALRDAPGGRGALCIICHSTDDAIGANTALPPGFGTPPHAPQGDVTRGINAFFVERGKPGSHARIEDGCIWCHVKPVPKAGQGYPRGGVSHSFKTAPRECSRCHRELDGEELLAALETDTEKLREEVEGAILAEIGRAGNVTMGNAGREGSDISLARNGIASLQLVGLRQEMGAEVADPSGGKYAVPLSRIRPGGMPLAATGTGQTALKAAWNYFLLKNDGSRGAHNPAFVREVLAATLTRLREREK